A genomic window from Periweissella cryptocerci includes:
- the ybeY gene encoding rRNA maturation RNase YbeY has translation MDLALIDNTKEHVSDEHQQLVHDVLEFAGNYIKLPEDTEMSVTFMNNDEIQKYNRDYRGVDKPTDVISFAIEEEDDDDFALIMDEEMLEDLGKNIGDILISMDKVAEQAEFLGHSFERELGFLAVHGMLHLNGYDHMEASEEKEMFTLQKDILDAFGLAR, from the coding sequence ATGGATTTAGCGTTAATTGATAACACCAAAGAACATGTTAGTGATGAACACCAACAACTAGTCCATGATGTTTTAGAATTTGCGGGTAATTACATTAAGCTACCTGAAGATACCGAAATGTCAGTCACATTCATGAATAATGATGAAATCCAAAAGTATAATCGCGATTACCGTGGTGTCGATAAGCCAACGGACGTAATCAGTTTTGCCATTGAAGAAGAAGATGATGATGATTTTGCCTTAATCATGGATGAAGAAATGCTTGAAGACCTCGGCAAAAACATTGGTGATATCTTGATTTCAATGGATAAGGTTGCGGAACAAGCTGAGTTTTTAGGGCATAGTTTTGAACGAGAACTCGGATTCTTGGCAGTCCATGGTATGCTGCATTTGAACGGCTATGACCACATGGAAGCTAGTGAAGAAAAAGAAATGTTCACCTTACAAAAGGATATTCTTGATGCGTTTGGGTTGGCTCGATAA
- a CDS encoding diacylglycerol kinase family protein yields MRLGWLDKRLASYKTQTKKNRHFLQSLGHALDGALLVVKNERNMRFHILMSVVTIGLGLYLGIGRADWLWIAVAITSVITAEFLNTIVEALVDLTIGSRYDAMAKTAKDVAAGSTLLAAGFAVVIGILIFEPYVRYWIQTH; encoded by the coding sequence ATGCGTTTGGGTTGGCTCGATAAACGGCTTGCGTCATATAAGACGCAAACGAAGAAGAACCGGCACTTCCTTCAGTCGCTTGGTCATGCACTGGATGGGGCGTTATTAGTAGTCAAAAATGAACGCAATATGCGGTTTCACATTTTGATGAGTGTAGTAACAATTGGATTAGGGCTCTATCTTGGCATTGGCCGGGCGGATTGGTTGTGGATTGCTGTGGCGATTACCTCGGTGATTACTGCCGAGTTCTTGAACACAATCGTTGAGGCGCTAGTCGATTTAACAATCGGTAGTCGCTATGATGCAATGGCCAAAACTGCCAAAGACGTGGCAGCAGGTAGCACACTGCTTGCCGCTGGTTTTGCGGTGGTGATTGGGATTTTGATTTTTGAACCATACGTACGCTATTGGATTCAAACACACTAA
- a CDS encoding argininosuccinate synthase produces the protein MEKIVLAYSGGLDTSVAIPWLIEKGYDVIAVVLDVGQSGKDMDMIQQKASQVGAVQSIVIDAQQEFAESYVAPVIKANAMYEGEYPLVSALSRPLIIEKLVKIAHENAATAIAHGSTGKGNDQVRFEAAIHALDATMKIEAPIRDFHWSREEEIDYALAHNVPVPIGKASPYSIDENLWGRANEAGILENPWNQAPADAYALTVAAEEAPDNPLFIDVTFKQGLPVALNDTKMELADLIHELNEVAGAHGIGRIDHIENRLVGIKSREIYEAPAAAVLMTAHKDLEDLTLERDVAHFKPIVEQQLANLIYNALWISPLFDALLSFIDETQKVVNGVVKMKLFKGQAIAVARKSDTNSLYDENLATYTSADSFDQEAAQGFIKMWTLPGTVYEQVNHVHSEANLSKLKD, from the coding sequence ATGGAAAAAATCGTTTTAGCGTACTCCGGGGGGTTAGATACTTCAGTTGCAATACCATGGTTAATCGAAAAAGGTTACGACGTGATTGCCGTAGTGTTAGATGTTGGTCAATCCGGTAAGGACATGGACATGATTCAGCAGAAGGCGTCCCAAGTTGGTGCGGTACAATCCATTGTGATTGATGCCCAGCAAGAATTTGCGGAGTCGTACGTTGCACCAGTTATTAAAGCAAATGCGATGTATGAAGGTGAATATCCCCTCGTTTCAGCATTGTCGCGACCTTTGATTATCGAGAAACTGGTTAAAATCGCTCACGAAAATGCCGCCACCGCAATCGCCCACGGTTCAACCGGCAAAGGCAATGATCAAGTGCGGTTTGAAGCGGCAATTCATGCGTTAGATGCAACGATGAAAATCGAAGCACCAATTCGTGATTTTCACTGGTCGCGGGAGGAAGAAATTGATTATGCGTTGGCCCACAATGTCCCAGTGCCAATTGGGAAAGCGAGCCCATATTCAATTGACGAAAATCTGTGGGGCCGGGCAAATGAAGCGGGGATTTTGGAGAATCCGTGGAACCAAGCGCCAGCAGATGCATATGCTTTAACTGTCGCTGCTGAGGAAGCACCAGATAATCCACTATTTATTGATGTTACATTTAAACAGGGACTACCGGTGGCGCTGAATGACACCAAGATGGAATTAGCAGATTTGATTCATGAATTGAACGAGGTTGCTGGTGCGCATGGAATCGGGCGGATTGATCATATTGAAAATCGGCTGGTAGGGATTAAATCCCGCGAAATTTATGAAGCGCCCGCTGCAGCCGTGTTAATGACGGCGCATAAAGACTTGGAAGATTTAACATTAGAACGGGACGTCGCACATTTTAAGCCAATCGTTGAGCAGCAGTTAGCAAACTTAATCTACAATGCGCTGTGGATTTCACCTTTATTTGACGCATTACTGAGCTTTATTGATGAAACACAAAAAGTCGTTAATGGTGTTGTGAAAATGAAATTATTCAAAGGCCAAGCAATTGCGGTTGCACGTAAGTCTGATACAAATTCGTTGTATGATGAGAACCTCGCAACGTATACGAGTGCTGACAGTTTTGATCAGGAAGCCGCCCAAGGATTTATCAAAATGTGGACGTTACCAGGAACCGTCTATGAACAAGTTAACCACGTGCATAGTGAAGCAAATTTAAGTAAACTCAAAGATTAA
- the argH gene encoding argininosuccinate lyase, whose amino-acid sequence MSDKLWGGRFTTKAAEWVDEFGASITVDQQMAAEDLQGSLAHVKMLAKQGIISENDGQKIAAGLIDLQAQLAAGKLEFTVANEDIHLNLEAMLTANIGPVAGKLHTARSRNDQVATDFHLWLKHRLPHVLEAVSELQLTIVNLADEHAGTIMAGYTHMQHAQPITYGHYLLAYFEMLQRDYERFEFNQKHTDILPLGAAALAGTTFPIDREFVAAELGFEQIYHNSLDAVADRDFALEFLSNAAILMMHLSRMAEELILWSTYEFNYIELSDAFSTGSSIMPQKKNADFAELIRGKTGRTYGALMALLTTMKSLPLAYNKDMQEDKEQVFAVTDTILASLKVFTGMLQGLTVHKERMRASTERDFSNATELADYLANKGVPFREAHAIVGELVLTGLQTNTTLQDMPLAQLQQASPQIEVDVYEDLQADVAVNRRTSLGGTAVVNVKNEVARAKHILEQR is encoded by the coding sequence ATGTCAGATAAACTATGGGGTGGACGTTTTACCACCAAAGCTGCCGAGTGGGTTGATGAATTTGGTGCATCTATTACTGTGGATCAACAGATGGCGGCCGAGGATTTACAAGGTTCACTTGCGCATGTCAAAATGTTAGCAAAACAAGGTATTATTAGTGAAAATGACGGTCAAAAAATCGCCGCTGGTTTAATAGATTTACAAGCGCAATTAGCAGCCGGAAAGCTGGAATTTACCGTTGCAAATGAAGATATACATCTCAATCTTGAGGCGATGCTCACGGCAAATATTGGCCCGGTAGCGGGAAAATTACACACCGCCCGATCACGAAATGACCAAGTGGCGACGGATTTTCATTTGTGGCTCAAGCATCGGTTGCCCCACGTTTTGGAAGCAGTGAGTGAGTTGCAACTGACAATAGTTAATCTAGCCGATGAGCATGCCGGTACGATTATGGCAGGGTATACGCATATGCAACATGCCCAGCCAATCACATACGGCCATTATCTATTAGCATACTTTGAGATGTTGCAACGTGATTATGAGCGGTTTGAATTTAATCAAAAGCATACGGATATTTTGCCATTAGGGGCAGCAGCACTCGCTGGCACAACTTTTCCAATTGATCGTGAATTTGTTGCCGCAGAATTGGGGTTTGAACAGATATATCATAATAGTTTGGACGCCGTGGCCGATCGTGATTTTGCGCTAGAATTCTTGAGTAATGCCGCAATTTTGATGATGCATCTGTCACGGATGGCCGAAGAATTAATTCTCTGGTCGACGTATGAGTTCAACTATATTGAATTGAGCGATGCCTTTTCTACCGGTTCATCAATCATGCCCCAGAAGAAAAATGCGGACTTTGCAGAATTAATCCGCGGGAAAACTGGGCGGACATACGGTGCACTAATGGCTTTATTGACCACCATGAAGTCGTTGCCCTTAGCCTACAATAAGGATATGCAAGAAGATAAGGAGCAAGTTTTCGCCGTAACGGATACTATCTTGGCTTCATTGAAAGTATTTACTGGTATGCTCCAAGGCCTGACAGTGCATAAAGAACGGATGCGAGCCTCGACAGAACGCGATTTCTCAAATGCAACTGAACTAGCTGATTATCTAGCAAACAAAGGCGTGCCATTTCGTGAAGCGCATGCAATTGTTGGCGAACTAGTATTAACTGGCTTACAAACGAATACGACTTTACAAGATATGCCCTTAGCTCAATTACAGCAAGCTTCACCACAAATTGAAGTTGACGTGTACGAAGATTTACAAGCGGATGTTGCAGTCAATCGACGGACTTCATTAGGCGGGACGGCGGTCGTGAATGTTAAAAATGAAGTCGCACGGGCAAAGCATATTTTGGAGCAACGCTAA
- the era gene encoding GTPase Era, giving the protein MSKDGFKSGFVAIVGRPNVGKSTLMNHIVGEKIAIMSNKAQTTRNKIQGIYTTDEEQIVFIDTPGIHKPQNSLGDFMVKSALSALHEADAIWFVVNADEERGRGDDFIIERLKDVKTTPVYLVINKIDLVHPNELLDIIATYQGIEGMEWAEVFPISAKTGANVQELIDNVAGKLEAGPQYFPADQITDHPERFVIGELIREKVLQLTSQEVPHSVAVVIEKIERESDEKIQIQATIVVDRPGQKSIIIGKQGAVIKQIGIRARKDIERLLGDRVNLTTWVKVEERWRDKPQALQSYGYSAEDY; this is encoded by the coding sequence ATGAGTAAAGATGGATTTAAGTCAGGTTTCGTAGCGATTGTTGGTCGTCCAAACGTTGGTAAGTCAACTTTGATGAACCATATTGTTGGTGAAAAAATCGCCATCATGTCAAACAAAGCCCAAACAACGCGGAACAAGATTCAAGGGATCTACACGACGGATGAAGAACAGATTGTCTTCATTGATACACCAGGGATTCACAAGCCACAAAACAGCTTGGGTGATTTCATGGTTAAGTCAGCACTTTCTGCCTTACACGAAGCTGACGCAATTTGGTTTGTTGTCAATGCGGATGAAGAACGCGGGCGTGGGGATGATTTCATCATTGAACGTTTGAAGGATGTTAAGACAACCCCAGTTTACTTAGTGATTAACAAGATTGATTTGGTCCACCCAAATGAATTGTTAGACATTATCGCAACTTACCAAGGTATCGAAGGTATGGAATGGGCCGAAGTATTCCCAATTTCTGCTAAAACTGGTGCCAACGTGCAAGAATTGATTGATAACGTCGCTGGTAAGTTGGAAGCTGGTCCCCAATATTTCCCAGCTGACCAAATTACTGATCACCCAGAACGTTTTGTTATTGGTGAATTAATTCGTGAAAAGGTGCTCCAATTAACTTCTCAAGAAGTACCACACTCAGTGGCTGTCGTGATTGAAAAGATTGAACGCGAATCTGACGAAAAGATTCAAATTCAAGCAACTATCGTGGTTGACCGTCCTGGCCAAAAGAGCATCATTATCGGTAAGCAAGGTGCCGTCATCAAGCAAATCGGTATTCGTGCTCGTAAAGACATCGAACGTCTACTCGGTGACCGTGTGAACTTGACAACATGGGTTAAAGTCGAAGAACGTTGGCGTGATAAGCCCCAAGCACTGCAAAGCTACGGTTATTCAGCCGAAGATTATTAA
- a CDS encoding InlB B-repeat-containing protein, whose translation MKKIFAMLILVITMVVCFEPVMTYFHSNSDSNKHVKVAADDVKILDFTIHKTEQDNGAAKYTIIDPVITDELEHIGSITIEFPKELTLVPATLPAGWKSQTQGGNVYNYINTANGTANNQAEVKNFLSALAFTSKQTVGGDIKITLEGGKIATWVDGEGNKHYYEFVEAQGSGKAVTWLQAYNLAKQMEYRGLQGYLATITSTEEHQFIFDSIATNPGWLGGTRMRKLTANGPQKIVDDQQLTEAKSNGTDIREALYYGNKLSTNYGVFTWANTDSAASKAQTTWYWADGPEAGQDFLSRPTYQLYTDDRIAGTEATLAYNNKNQTQQIFRGANTLGDGYNAWARDDNEPNNYHKNNDRTSPNGSLVSIPNFSGDTGTNTSYDGEYVLQFGKLSTGNTKVPRPAWNDRPQWSYDTTYNQGYYVEFSEYNNQKAEETQAVKEVPLQPYIRLKYLDVFGQSLGKDDVLLLNDDDIDIELNDEFKFLPEHLYRTDNKGKEIKFTIDKIISSNQNDVLKTANDKITELFLAFSGQDQYKRTVEIIYNPPTDLAYQYMFNPKGGEFAKDSLKYVGNDKVAPVMYGQMLSGATDITFPTVTRPGYEFKGWHDTKSKTADSIYVKPAQYLLLGDTCLEAIWEKVYYTVTFASDNDSTVKIGDNRNATPSSVATSQVEYGTLAETVRAAKSTHAWKSKNATYETGWYYKDGDRNVPVDLTSYQVTHDVTFYPIFTESAMTVHINYDANGGEFAASVGAPAPVKGVRTYEYAYKGKLLAYDKAQNPTRPGYTFTGWFDSAGKRINFADAKYQTLIADYTFYAGWEPQLVLPFTGEAPNHKRLLAVAIGSSIAMLAIIGLWIRKQKSV comes from the coding sequence ATGAAAAAAATCTTTGCAATGCTAATACTTGTGATCACGATGGTGGTTTGCTTTGAACCGGTTATGACGTATTTTCATTCAAATAGTGACTCCAATAAACATGTGAAGGTCGCGGCCGATGATGTTAAAATTTTAGACTTCACAATCCATAAAACAGAACAGGATAATGGGGCCGCCAAATATACAATCATTGATCCGGTGATTACCGATGAACTTGAACATATTGGTTCAATCACAATTGAATTTCCCAAGGAATTGACCCTTGTACCGGCGACACTACCAGCCGGCTGGAAGTCACAGACGCAAGGCGGGAATGTTTATAACTATATTAATACCGCCAATGGGACTGCTAATAACCAAGCCGAAGTTAAAAACTTTTTAAGTGCGCTGGCGTTTACGTCCAAACAAACCGTGGGTGGTGACATTAAAATCACGTTGGAAGGTGGCAAGATTGCGACGTGGGTCGATGGCGAGGGTAACAAGCACTATTACGAATTCGTCGAAGCCCAAGGTAGCGGTAAAGCGGTCACGTGGCTCCAAGCTTATAACTTAGCTAAGCAAATGGAATACCGCGGCTTGCAAGGTTACCTAGCAACGATTACTTCAACAGAAGAGCATCAATTCATTTTTGATTCAATCGCGACTAATCCCGGTTGGCTAGGTGGAACACGAATGCGTAAGCTCACAGCCAATGGTCCCCAAAAAATTGTCGATGACCAACAACTTACTGAAGCAAAATCGAACGGAACGGACATCCGTGAGGCATTATATTATGGAAATAAGTTAAGTACTAACTATGGTGTGTTTACTTGGGCGAATACCGATAGTGCGGCCTCCAAAGCGCAAACTACTTGGTATTGGGCGGATGGTCCTGAAGCTGGTCAAGATTTCCTATCACGACCAACATATCAGTTATATACCGATGACCGCATCGCTGGGACCGAAGCCACGTTGGCCTATAATAACAAAAACCAAACCCAGCAAATTTTCCGGGGTGCCAATACACTAGGTGACGGTTACAATGCCTGGGCGCGTGATGATAATGAACCAAATAACTATCACAAAAACAACGATCGGACTTCGCCAAACGGAAGCCTAGTCAGTATTCCCAATTTCAGTGGTGATACGGGAACCAATACTTCATACGATGGTGAATATGTGTTGCAGTTTGGTAAGTTAAGTACGGGGAATACTAAGGTACCACGGCCGGCTTGGAATGATCGGCCGCAGTGGAGTTACGATACTACGTATAATCAAGGTTACTATGTTGAATTTTCTGAGTACAACAACCAAAAAGCCGAAGAAACCCAAGCGGTTAAAGAAGTGCCGCTGCAACCATACATTCGCTTGAAGTATCTGGATGTTTTTGGTCAATCATTAGGTAAAGATGATGTCTTGCTATTAAATGATGATGATATCGATATCGAGCTAAATGATGAGTTTAAATTTTTGCCTGAGCACTTGTATCGAACGGATAACAAAGGTAAAGAAATTAAGTTTACGATTGATAAAATTATTTCTAGTAACCAAAATGATGTCTTAAAAACCGCCAATGATAAAATTACGGAGCTGTTTTTAGCCTTTTCTGGTCAGGACCAATACAAGCGGACCGTTGAAATTATTTATAACCCGCCGACTGACTTGGCATATCAATATATGTTCAATCCAAAAGGTGGTGAATTTGCCAAAGATAGCTTGAAGTATGTTGGTAACGATAAAGTCGCGCCAGTTATGTATGGGCAGATGCTATCGGGCGCAACTGATATTACTTTCCCGACAGTGACTAGACCAGGATATGAATTTAAAGGTTGGCACGATACTAAGTCAAAAACCGCTGATAGCATCTATGTTAAACCCGCCCAGTATTTATTACTTGGCGACACTTGTTTAGAAGCAATCTGGGAAAAAGTTTACTATACGGTCACATTTGCTTCCGATAATGATAGTACAGTAAAAATTGGTGATAACCGGAATGCGACACCTAGTTCGGTTGCTACAAGTCAGGTAGAATACGGCACCCTTGCAGAAACTGTGCGGGCTGCCAAGAGTACACATGCTTGGAAAAGTAAAAACGCCACTTATGAAACTGGGTGGTACTACAAAGACGGTGATCGCAATGTACCAGTTGATTTAACGAGTTATCAAGTGACCCATGACGTGACATTCTACCCAATCTTCACTGAAAGTGCCATGACGGTGCACATTAATTACGATGCGAATGGTGGTGAATTTGCAGCGAGCGTTGGGGCACCGGCACCAGTTAAGGGTGTGCGCACTTATGAATATGCGTACAAGGGTAAATTATTAGCTTATGATAAGGCGCAAAACCCAACTAGACCGGGATATACATTTACCGGATGGTTTGATAGTGCTGGCAAGCGAATTAATTTTGCGGATGCGAAGTACCAAACATTGATAGCTGACTACACATTCTATGCCGGCTGGGAACCACAGCTGGTACTGCCATTTACGGGTGAAGCGCCTAATCATAAACGTTTACTGGCCGTGGCAATCGGTAGCAGTATTGCCATGCTAGCAATCATCGGTTTATGGATACGTAAACAAAAATCAGTGTAA
- a CDS encoding SpaH/EbpB family LPXTG-anchored major pilin produces the protein MEKTKKKINKLMTMVFATLLFLSGAATSLIGISTIHADDTGSITIHKHEAGGIGEAGDGQELDAAEVAQMGNPIADVPYFVYEISSNLTAEQLSDLNGALEDPAIVKALHDLTKTNETLTVDDLKINLAKVSPANIADSMTDENGNLTIDELALDKYYIVIEQAARHVSLPQSAPFVVRVPTNITNDGQTQEIKDIHVYPKGLVLSFAPQKRVGEMQMVSEAGGGLYELFGATEGGIGVGGSNFYTMSLQISPGYVDANIPNAKIEISDIFPEALQLKNPATDLDKLVAVYGNPHMFGDMSQKIDADEIAKYFEFSYVKNGDGRNELKVTIQNISGDPGDQAELNEFLDTYNRLYFSFEVENTSTDGYQTFPNDIEVNYWRDASIPDDVTINEKTVEEATMHTGGFKYTKMTDDSDQLPGATFRVGVKVNGDIQYVKVIKNDEGTITKVLLPGDDGYDDATEYYEAVSSADEDKRGVVEFNSLPVYEKYKYVAPSGSDVDTTPDEDDPDGDIESAQNENLTPTKMKYFVVEMSAPAGYEKLTEPRAVQPDELSSTEKTDEYSTIVNVKKFTLPFTGIAGWWLFLLGFVVVGMAGFLLIRNQRKAKARV, from the coding sequence ATGGAAAAAACAAAGAAAAAAATAAATAAATTAATGACAATGGTATTTGCCACATTGTTATTCTTGAGTGGCGCGGCGACGTCGTTAATTGGCATCAGCACGATTCACGCTGATGATACCGGTTCAATTACAATTCATAAGCACGAAGCTGGTGGTATAGGTGAGGCCGGTGATGGGCAAGAACTTGATGCTGCAGAAGTAGCCCAAATGGGTAATCCAATTGCTGATGTGCCATACTTCGTGTATGAAATTTCAAGTAACTTAACGGCTGAGCAATTAAGCGATTTAAATGGTGCATTAGAAGATCCTGCGATTGTCAAAGCTTTGCATGATTTGACAAAAACTAATGAAACACTAACTGTCGATGATTTGAAAATCAATCTTGCAAAAGTTAGCCCAGCTAACATAGCTGATAGTATGACAGATGAAAATGGTAATTTGACGATTGATGAGTTGGCGTTAGATAAGTACTACATTGTGATTGAGCAAGCAGCGCGACACGTAAGCTTACCACAATCTGCGCCATTCGTAGTTCGGGTACCAACCAATATTACTAATGATGGGCAAACACAAGAAATTAAAGATATTCACGTGTACCCCAAGGGGCTCGTACTTTCATTTGCGCCCCAAAAGCGGGTTGGTGAAATGCAAATGGTTAGCGAGGCTGGTGGTGGTCTATACGAACTTTTTGGTGCAACTGAAGGTGGTATCGGGGTCGGTGGCTCAAATTTTTATACAATGAGTTTGCAAATAAGCCCAGGTTATGTTGATGCAAATATTCCCAATGCCAAGATTGAAATTTCCGACATTTTCCCCGAGGCATTACAATTAAAAAATCCGGCAACGGACTTAGATAAGTTAGTTGCAGTTTACGGCAATCCGCACATGTTTGGGGATATGTCACAAAAAATTGATGCCGATGAAATTGCCAAGTATTTTGAATTTTCATATGTTAAAAACGGCGATGGTCGGAATGAATTAAAGGTAACTATTCAAAATATTTCAGGGGATCCGGGTGATCAAGCGGAGCTTAACGAATTTTTAGATACTTATAATCGTCTGTATTTCAGTTTTGAAGTTGAGAATACTAGTACGGATGGCTACCAAACATTCCCCAATGATATTGAAGTTAACTACTGGCGTGATGCAAGTATACCAGACGATGTGACGATTAATGAAAAAACGGTTGAAGAAGCCACAATGCATACTGGTGGGTTTAAATACACTAAGATGACGGATGATTCTGACCAATTACCTGGTGCAACTTTCCGGGTTGGGGTTAAAGTGAATGGCGATATTCAATATGTCAAAGTAATCAAAAATGATGAAGGTACGATTACGAAAGTTCTTTTACCTGGTGATGATGGGTATGATGACGCTACTGAATATTATGAAGCAGTGTCTTCAGCTGATGAAGATAAGCGTGGGGTAGTTGAATTTAACAGCTTGCCTGTTTATGAAAAATACAAATACGTTGCGCCAAGCGGTTCAGACGTTGATACGACCCCAGACGAAGATGACCCAGATGGCGATATCGAGAGTGCCCAGAATGAAAATCTGACACCTACTAAAATGAAATACTTTGTTGTGGAAATGTCAGCACCGGCTGGTTATGAAAAATTGACGGAACCACGTGCGGTACAACCAGATGAACTTTCATCAACTGAAAAAACTGATGAATATTCAACCATTGTTAACGTTAAAAAGTTCACCCTTCCATTCACTGGGATTGCTGGATGGTGGCTTTTCCTCCTTGGTTTTGTCGTGGTTGGGATGGCAGGATTCTTGCTAATTCGTAATCAACGCAAAGCTAAGGCCCGTGTTTAG
- a CDS encoding class C sortase: MKQRIVNGSLILMLLLGLAILLYPFVGDSIANFRNKYEVQQYQKSVKFLKSASAEKNWREARKYNAVLYQQRHGIAVKQPVPYADILSFNKIMAILTIPKIGIKDEPIYHGVSMQVLARGLGHMAQTSIPIGGKSTHAAISGHSSASDEKVFAKLEQLKYGDNFYIGILGKTHKYRVNQIRSVLPNDVKNLEIQKDKDYVTLITCTPIGVNSHRLLIRGERVPMDGMEKSKFRPTILAIIAAVALLLVVILLLYLWWKRRKGREAHENIKNSI; this comes from the coding sequence ATGAAACAGCGTATTGTAAATGGATCGTTGATTTTGATGCTCTTACTTGGTTTAGCAATCCTGCTTTATCCGTTTGTTGGTGATTCAATTGCCAACTTCCGGAATAAATATGAGGTGCAGCAGTATCAGAAATCAGTCAAGTTTTTAAAATCCGCAAGTGCTGAAAAAAATTGGCGCGAAGCACGGAAATACAACGCGGTTTTGTATCAGCAACGGCATGGCATTGCCGTTAAACAACCCGTGCCATATGCCGACATTTTGAGCTTTAATAAAATTATGGCAATCTTGACAATTCCTAAAATTGGCATTAAAGACGAACCGATTTACCATGGGGTTAGCATGCAAGTGTTAGCACGTGGGTTGGGACACATGGCGCAAACATCAATTCCGATTGGCGGGAAATCAACCCACGCTGCCATTTCGGGTCATAGTAGTGCTTCCGATGAGAAAGTGTTTGCGAAACTCGAGCAGTTAAAATATGGTGATAATTTCTATATTGGGATTCTGGGTAAAACGCATAAATATCGGGTGAATCAAATCCGGTCAGTGCTACCCAATGATGTTAAAAATCTTGAAATTCAAAAAGATAAAGACTACGTGACGCTAATTACTTGTACGCCGATTGGGGTGAATAGTCATCGTCTATTGATTCGCGGTGAGCGCGTACCGATGGATGGCATGGAAAAAAGTAAATTTAGACCAACCATCCTGGCAATCATCGCGGCAGTGGCTTTGCTGTTAGTTGTGATATTGCTACTATATCTGTGGTGGAAAAGAAGAAAGGGGCGTGAGGCGCATGAAAATATTAAAAATAGCATTTAG
- a CDS encoding prealbumin-like fold domain-containing protein translates to MKILKIAFSVVLAATFGFLSAVIQAEASNEPRITITKFQYDQNDKPKHNLIETGKLANTEHLVPMAGITYRVTELKDGQKTSHVWERATNASGVVDLTQADGLVRGDYLVEELPNSRIKVGMEPLTISLPFHIVNIAGEFWWMHIYPKSISPVTKPDVKPTGSDEPSVNPLPNTDDELVKAGEIKILKTDRVSKQPLKGVEFKLATSLKNLHQGKYYQVNGHDYTLKTNGKGRLVFKKLPVGTYYVKETANLKGYHLLDDSIKITVTSEKWQQSISVTNEKTWFQKLMDVLYPDTDDADGNGNGNGNGYGDSKKHGNKGNRSDSQTTTKNGKSSFFPPTGEIIRPIAFIVVGVGIVLSAYLVRRKRH, encoded by the coding sequence ATGAAAATATTAAAAATAGCATTTAGTGTTGTCCTTGCGGCTACTTTTGGATTTCTAAGTGCAGTCATCCAGGCTGAGGCGAGTAATGAACCTCGGATTACAATTACCAAGTTTCAATATGATCAAAACGATAAGCCAAAGCATAATTTAATCGAAACTGGTAAATTAGCCAACACCGAACATTTAGTACCAATGGCCGGCATAACTTATCGGGTCACGGAATTGAAAGATGGGCAGAAAACGAGTCATGTCTGGGAACGAGCGACTAATGCCAGTGGTGTTGTTGATCTGACCCAAGCAGATGGGCTGGTCCGCGGCGATTATTTGGTGGAGGAATTACCGAATTCGCGGATTAAAGTTGGCATGGAGCCCCTCACGATTAGTTTGCCGTTTCACATTGTGAACATCGCCGGGGAATTCTGGTGGATGCATATCTATCCAAAAAGTATTAGTCCAGTGACCAAACCAGATGTTAAACCGACTGGGTCGGACGAGCCAAGCGTTAATCCGTTACCAAATACCGATGATGAGCTGGTTAAGGCCGGCGAAATCAAAATTTTGAAAACCGATCGCGTTTCTAAGCAGCCCTTGAAGGGGGTTGAGTTTAAACTTGCAACCAGCTTGAAAAATCTGCATCAAGGTAAATACTACCAAGTAAACGGCCACGACTATACTTTGAAAACGAACGGCAAAGGTCGGCTAGTTTTCAAAAAATTACCAGTGGGCACATATTATGTCAAAGAAACTGCTAACTTGAAAGGTTATCATTTACTAGATGATTCCATTAAAATTACTGTGACCTCCGAAAAATGGCAACAGTCAATTAGCGTCACTAATGAAAAAACGTGGTTTCAAAAATTGATGGACGTTTTATATCCGGATACCGATGATGCGGACGGAAACGGAAACGGAAACGGAAACGGATATGGTGATTCAAAAAAGCATGGTAACAAGGGTAATCGTTCTGATTCGCAAACAACCACAAAAAATGGGAAGTCTTCATTTTTCCCACCAACGGGTGAAATTATCCGCCCAATTGCCTTTATCGTAGTTGGCGTAGGAATTGTGCTCAGCGCATACCTAGTTAGACGAAAACGGCACTAA